cttgtctcatgtaaacatttaatcttccactgattactgaataccaatattatgagtcctgacccttacacggtataatttatattgtacattacatactcctgacctctgcactatatactctatgttgtacattacatcattctgatactatatagtcctatctgctgTATcgtatacaatatgttgtacattacatagtcctacTTCTGTTCTCTCCCATCTACAGACTACTATATATAagcataatatgtattctcttttgttacacccattgtCTACCaactggacattttatatctgatgatttgactTTTACATATTGATAATGAGGGAGGGGTCaataacaagacactggtcaccgcccacacccataactggccttcacagtaaggagcacatggagggcatatacatacaagaaaaggacaattccatagctcaactcaccaaccagtctgctgaccaaccaaatttacctgtctaaccgtatgttaaaagcaggggtttagttagcacacatttgcaaacgcatgtgaaagctgcaaggcctcgtcaaggcaccctgtattacttgcagtcctaacactaaatttataagtgtctccacagtggaagcacatgcattgaatggataggtgtgagacaggtgagcctggaggccgccctagcccccttaaagggacaggacacacactggacacccagcaagaacagcaaaggcgtccagtgtgtccccgacccaaatatacaaacgttaacaagacactggtcaccgcccacacccataactggccttcacagtaaggagcacatggagggcatatacatacaagaaaaggacaattccatagctcaactcaccaaccagtctgctgaccaaccaaatttacctgtctaaccgtatgttaaaagcaggggtttagttagcacacatttgcaaacgcatgtgaaagctgcaaggcctagggggctagggcggcctccaggctcacctgtctcacacctatccattcaatgcatgtgcttccactgtggagacacttataaatttagtgttaggactgcaagtaatacagggtgccttgacgaggccttgcagctttcacatgcgtttgcaaatgtgtgctaactaaacccctgcttttaacatacggttagacaggtaaatttggttggtcagcagactggttggtgagttgagctatggaattgtccttttcttgtcaATAACCCAATGTTGGTGGTCCTCAGGaacagtccagtcttcatcttggttgttctcccccatcctcactctctgacctatggtggggctcagccccgctgtcattcatgactaaatcataaaaaggaagtgcagtacttcttgtgttgagaagatggcaatgagtgatagagggggtggggacactcgtcctataatcccctcatcactgtcactcctataaaagacagttttcgttgtttcctcactctctgactaaggtccatgaataaagaaatgaactggtaggagatcagaggatccatttactagttaccttgagggtggaattgtaagatgctcagagacaaagctgcctgatgtgggcggagtcctggtttaggggaaccaatctgctcatgtctagtaataatctttttatctctattttagtagatggacgggagatgaggaaaacctcagaggattgtctcactttgtctccagactgtaaagtagaagatgaggacatcacacagtatagtccaggagaaaacccgactacctcaaatgttcatccggcaccacacagtgtagatggaccatcgtattcctcttatcctgaggaacctcagactgtgagggacggtgccgtccttccaacagagaagaggttttcctgtactgagtgcgggaagggttttgtaaaaaaatctgaaattgtcagacatcagaggtctcacatgggggaaaagccgtattcctgtctcgagtgcaggaaatgtttttcagacaagcccactctttacacacatcagagatttcacacaggggagatgccgtattcctgttctgagtgtgggaaatgtttccatTCTGATTctcatcttaatgtgcataaaaggtctcacacaggagagaagccatattcttgtcctgagtgcggaaaatgtttttcacagaagtccagtctttacacacatcagagatctcacacgggggaaaagccgcattcctgtcctgagtgtgggaaaagtttttcaAACAAGTCCCAtcttaacagacatcagagatctcacacgggggagaagccgtattcctgttctgagtgtgggaaatgtttccatTCTGATTctcatcttaatgtgcataaaaggtctcacacaggagagaagccgtattcttgtcctgagtgcggaaaatgtttttcacagaagtccagtctttacacacatcagagatctcacactggggaaaagccgtattcctgtcctgagtgtgggaaaagtttttcaAACAAGTCCCAtcttaacagacatcagagatctcacacggggaagaagccgtattcctgtcctgcgtgtgggaaaagtttttcagacaagtccagtctttacacacatcagagatctcacacaggggagaagccgcattcctgtcctgagtgtgggaaatgtttttcacagaagtccagtctttccatacatcagagatctcacatggaggagaagccgtattcctgtaccgagtgtgggaaatgtttttcatataaGACCAATCTTTCTatgcatcagagatctcacaggggggagaagccatattcctgtcctgagtgcgggaaatgtttttcacagaagtccaatctttccattcatcagagatctcacacaggggagaagccatattcctgtaccGAGTGTggcaaatgtttttcacataagtccaatctttccatccatcagagatctcacacgggggagaagccatattcctgtcctgagtgtgggaaatgtttttcagtgaattcccatctttacagacatcagagatctcacaggggggagaagtcgtattcctgtcctgagtgtgggaaattttTTTCACATAAGTCCAATCTTtactcacatcagagatctcacacgggagagaagccgtattcctgtcctgagtgcaggaaatgtttttcacggaagtccaatctttactcacatcagagatctcacacgggagagaagccatattcctgtcctgagtgcgggaaatgtttttcagataagtccaatctttccacacatcagagatctcacactgggaaAAAGCTGTATCCTTgtactgagtgcaggaaatgtttttcacataagtccagtctttacacacatcagagatctcacacgggggaaaaaccgtattcctgtcctgagtgtgggaaaagtttttcaGAAAAGTCCAtgctttacacacatcagagatctcacacgggggaaaagccgtattcctgtcctgagtgcgggaaaagtttttcagaaaagtccagtctttacaaacatcagagatctcacacaggggagaagccgcattcctgtcctgagtgcgggaaatgtttttcacagaagtccaatctttccattcatcagagatctcacacaggggagaagccatattcctgtgccGAGTGTggcaaatgtttttcacataagtccaatctttccatccatcagagatctcacacgggggagaagccatattcctgtcctgagtgcgggaaatgtttttcagtgaattcccatctttacagacatcagagattgcacacgggggagaagccatattcctgtcctgagtgagggaaatgttactgaagtcctgtcttcctgtacatcagggatcccacacaacccttgagttgtattagtgccttgagtgtgggaaatgtcttctatatgaatgttgctggacatcacagctctcatgtggggaagaagcacaccctgattaACACCTccgatatactccatggctgatcttcttcatgcaagaaacagttcataaggagttCATAAGGAGTAaaaatcaccaaagacatggatgaagtgttgtaccatgTTGGCCATTGAtaacagtagaaaaataaaaatggagtcattacctttcattggctgagttcattttgtggtgtaagatttaacaaacacttagaggtctgtttaaaaaaaatagaaaaaaactaatGTGACCAGCATTTGCCCAGCTCTAACGAGTAGTCCTATTGGGCTATGTTCATGCAATAGTGTTTAGATCGGTATGTTTTTCTGTAaacattaactgcttgctgaccagccaccacggttttactgcggcagaatggcgggctgggcgaaacgacgttaccttatgtcgcttcaccttttggccactaggggcgagcgCGCGCCCGCCCGCCCATAGCGTGTGCCTGgagtcgatgcgagtgcccggtgggtgcaatgaccgctgggcacccgcaatcgcttgtgacagagtgagaaccgggatctgtgtgtgtaaacacacaaatctctgttctttcaggggagtagagacagattgtgtgtttatACTATGTATGAATGCCGATCTCTcactctcctcctagacagtcccatctctccacaaaacacatttaaccccttgatcgccccctagtgttaaccccttccctgtcagtgacatttatacagtagtaatcagtgcatttttatagcactggtcgctgtataattgtcaatggtcccaaaaatgtccaatttgtcctctgcaatatctcaatcccaaaaaaaattgcagatcactgccattactagtaaaaaaaaataataaaaatgccataaatctatcccctattttgtagacgctataacttttgcgcaaaccaatcactatacgcttattgcaatttttattaccaaaaatatgtagaagaatacatatcagcaatttttattaccaaaaatatgtagaagaatacgtattggcctaaactgagcaataattagctttttaaaaaattgaggatatttactatagcaaaaagtacaaaatattgtgttctttATCAACATTGTCAATATTTTTTTGGTtaaagtgcaacaaataaaaaccgcagagatgatcaaataccaccaaaagaaatctctgtgggaacaaaaggacgtcaaatttgtgtacaacgtcgcacgaacgcgcaattgtcagttaaaacgacgcagtgccgtgtcgcaaaaaatggcctggtcattgagcagccaaatcttccggggctgaagtggttaactatgtgCAAGATTGTTATTGGGcatcaatatataaatatatattttcctctgtaatagctttgtttttgttgcagtATGCTAAGTTTGAGTCCAGGGATATTttgcctcatatatatatatatatatatatatatatatatatatatatatatatatatatatatatatatatatacacatacagaggtggctctagactttgtgaggccttaggcaaaacttagacatgaggccccactcatgcccataatgggaaaaataatataggtgataaaaattaactgtataaatgcaTATATTAACAGCCTTAAATCACAGTTTCTATAAATTTCTCTGACCAATTATTCTttaatcaaatatcattaaacataggaTATCTCTCTTCAGAGAcggtgcagacaatgatacaggaaacggtcagacactgtgcagacaatgatacaggaggcggtcagagactgtgtgcggacaatgatacaggagacggtcagacactgtgcagatgatgatacaggagacggtcagagactgtgtgcggacaatgatacaggtgacggtcagagactgtgtgcggacaatgatacaggaaatggtcagagactgtgtgtagACAATGATAcaggcaatggtcagagactgtgacatGATACAGGATGCTGATAGGGGATAACAACAGAATGAGCATAATTGATGACTTATCAGTGTAATGCTTCTTCATTATCAGCAGGTATAGGGAGAGGGTAAATAACACTGCTGTATTAGTTAACTGTAATAGAGAAGGTGGTGCACCATTCTGGCTTTACAGTCTGGCAGAGGAATATGAATCACAAAAATGGGTGCACAGAATTATAAATCTTTTGGTAGATGAAAAATTTCACATATGTGTGTGAATAGCTATTTGCCTGGCGTTCATTTTGAAAGCAGAACTGcagcaagataaataaaaaaagtcctcCGGTTTGAACGGCAGCCAGCCTCATTCAATGGCCTTCCTCAAAGCCCACACTGGAATGTACATGCCTTCAGCCTGTCATTTAACAAGTAAAGAGAAGCGGCACAATGATGATCCCAtcaagtggtggctggtgctccaaatttttggaggggcgcaaaaaaactgaaaaaaaatcaattgcagcctcactgtgccatcaaatgcagcctcactgtgccatcaaatgctgccactgtgccccatcaaatgctgccactgtgccccatcaaatgctgccactgtgccccatcaaatgccaccactgtgcctcatcaaatgttgccactgtgcccgaCAAATGTTGCCAGGGTACAAATTACGTGCAGCCGGACTGGAAAGTCACCAGCCGCTTATGGTGGCGCCAGTCCCCCCGGCCAAGCATGCCCACAATATTTACAAGTGTGACGCTTCATACAGCAAGACGGCCACGGGAGACGGGCCCGGGAGGATGGGtcaggggggctttttttttttcgcgCGGCTCGGGCGGGCCCCTGCAAACTGCCGGCCTAGGCTAGGACACAGCACtgagacagggtacagaccatgagaccatAGACAGACAgtgtacagaccatgagacagacagggttcAGACCATGAGACCATATACAGACAgtgtacagaccatgagacagacagggtacagaccatgagaccatagacagacagggtacagaccatgagactgtagacagacagggtactgggaacagaccatgagacagacagggtactgggaacAGACAGGGTAAAGACCATGAGACCATGATAGAAAGACAGGGTACTGTACAgacagcaaaatttaaaaaaaaacagcgtggagccccccaaaatccataccagacccttatctgagcatgcagcctgataGGTCAGGAAGGCAAGCGAtcagccccccctgaaccataccaggtcacatgccctcaacatgggggaatgctttggggcagggggagctcttcctcccaccccaaagcaccttgtccccatgttgatggggacaagggtcttttccccacaaccctgggctgtggttgtgggggtctgcaggcagggggcttatcataatctggaagctccctttaacaagtggtcccccatatcccagccccccctatgtgattaagtatgaggtacattgtacccctacccattcaccaaaaaattgtcaaaaagtaataaaacacagagacagtttttgacaattcctttattaaaaatagaaaaacaatgtccctcaatgtaaatcaatcatcaatcacgacgcctgctgcaccctaaaaataaaataaaaaattgctccgCTCGCCCTGAAGACAAACCGCCAGATGGCTGGCTTGCTGTTTCACAGTTCTTACataggtaagggcagggccacctggcgacatcaccagGTGGCGCTGCCCCCCTTGCGACCTCGTCAACCCAGCATGCACAGgttagtgacatcacaagggggcggtgcaaCCAGGTGACGTCATTAGGTGGCcccgcctatatatatatatatatatatatacgggacTGCCAGTGGTGGCGACGTCATGATTCACAATGgctctacatcgggggacattttttaaaaactttattggtgaatgggtgggggtacaatgtaccccatactcattaacaaaggggggctgggatctgagggcccccttattaaagggggcttccagattccgataagccccctgcccccagaCCTCCACTAcaggccagggttttggggaagagacccttgtccccatcgacaaggtgctttggggcccccctacACAGAGTGTATAAGCACAACTAGACTGTATTTCAATTGGAGGTGAGGATCGGAGCTGAGGGATCCAGCTATCCCCACCCCAACATTTAAATCTTTGCTTTTCTTGACATTTGCTACAATTATGGATCTGTGCATAATACAAATGACATAGTCCTTGTGGAGTTCACATACATGACCAGACTACACTGATATTGGCCGATATAACTGAAGCTGAAGGAGAGAGTTTTTTGTGTTTGTCTGAGCATCCTTCAACAGCTGATCTGGGCGGGTGTCACAGCCAAGGATTTCAATTGTCTTCTTCAtattggatcattttttttttctacttcacgGGGCATGTTCTCATTGTTCAGTCTCTACCTGCatctatttaaagtggtgttccacccccccaaaaaaaatgcatgaatgtgcctaaaaaaaataaaaaaaacatttggaaatttttttttttaacttacctctaaatgcctgttgctagggtgtccctcgtagtctgcctctttcagtgcctgggctggtgacatcacttccccttggcgcaggaagtgctcagctctgctccctccctctcgtcaatcatctgggacacattacagatgactgagcagccaattgcggCGCGTGGCTCCGCTCGCGCATTCGCAGTGGGTGCCGCCAGACGGAGGGGGAGATTAGTGGGGCTtctatcccccacatcgctggaccgtgggacaggtaagtgtccgattattaaaagtcagcagctgcagtatttgtagctgctgacttttattttttttttaaaaatgggaactCTTCTTTAAAGAGGGTTTGGTCTTACATACTGTATATCGTTACATTGGATGATTGCACAGATACCTGTTTTCCCTCATATTGATACTCCCCTTTGAGTGGGCGATCCACTCTCTATGTGTGGTGCTATTTGATCAACCCCTCTACTTTTGAGGGATTGATATTACTCCTAATGAGCTTATCTCCCTGTTGATCTTGTGGTCACACAGTGGATAGAGGATATTCCATCGGCTCACACGAGTCTGTGCTGCTTGGCTCTGTATGTGTTATATTGTAATGATACAATAACAACGTTGTTATTTGCGGTGTTTGGTGGAGGTTTTTGAACTGACTGCTTTTGTCTTTTTGTAGCCATTTTTTTATGtccaataaactatatatatattttttcatagcaTACTGTCTGGGGTCTCTGTATACCAATCTTTTGGGAATCTGCCCACCTTTTTTCACTGTGCAGCCTGCAGTGCattgcaaattcgggtgttccccgaaaggggtgaacagccaatgttcaggctGAACTCGTGCTCAGGACAAACTAGTGGCCCAACACTAAATGTGAAATCACTACCAGCTATCCACTTCTAGGAGTAAATACCCTCATGTaccctataacccccccccccccatgccccaaatTACATATCTTTCTCCTTCCCCCCCACTTTTCTGCTCCTCTCCACCCTGCATGAGTGCCCTGTATACCTCTTcactccccctttcccctcttcaCTGAACtgtcttcatcttcatcattttcccTTCCCCATCTTCACCCTCTTATCCTCTTCCCTTCCCCATCTTCATCCTCctatcctccccccttccccaccttCACCCTtctatcctcctcccttccccatcttcaACCTCctgtcctcctcccttccccatcctAACCCTCCTATCCTCCTCCCTTCAACATCTTCAACCTcctatcctcctcccttccccatcctAACCCTCCTATCCTCCTCCCTTCAACATCTTCAACCTcctatcctcctcccttccccattcTAACCCTCTTATCCTCCTCCCTTAAATCTTCATCCTcctatcctcctcccttccccatcttcaccctcctatcctcctcccttccccatcttcaccctcctatcctcctccattccccatctTCACCCTCCTACCCTCCCCCATCTTCACCCACCTACCCTCCTCCCTTGCCCATCTTAACCCTcctatcctcctcccttccccatcttcatcctcctatcctcctcccttccccatcttcaTCCTTCTATCCTTCTCCCTTCCCCAGCTTCaccctcctttcctcttcccttccccATCTTCAACCTCCTATCCCTCTCCTTTCCCCATTGTCTCCCTcctatcctcctcccttccccatcttcacCCTTCTATCCTCCTCCCGTCcccatcttcatcctcctcccttccccatcttcaACCTCttatcctcctcccttccccctcactGTCCTGACCCTCTCTGcaaaccctctcccccctcttaaagtgttactaaacccacaacagtaaaatcattctgtatatgcagtaaagcatgcttgttatactcaccgtggaacctaaggggttaatcctaggggccaagctgcacatgctcagtttggtgtgcattgctggagatgttttttttttccttgggagagtgcatgtgatcagcagagggctaatcagcactgtccagtcaGAGGATCAGGGTTCCTGCATCCTCATAGAACAAtccagaagagaatgaaaactcctcctacaagctttaagcagacactgatagaagtcacaagactgctatatactgctgatgagaaaaggtattcaacagtttatatttactaaaattattgcattttcaTATTCTGTGCACCgtggcagaccagatatagtgactgcaggttctgtgtttagtaacactttaacccccttttcctcctccctccctcccccccccccacacctcccttACCTGTCTTCACCTCCCTGTCCCTCTCTTCACTCCCTGACCTCCTTGTAACTCCCTCTGCCCCTCTACACCTCCCTTAGCTTTCTTCACCTTTCAGAAATCCATGTATTGTTGTCATCATGTGTCCCCGTCACCATGAacaaaatgcctgcttaccagatagttaGACCTATAGAAAAGGTCAGCTGCACCTGTGGCTGATTTCCCTGCCAGGGCCTCTGAACTGCAGTAACTCCGGTACACAGTGGTCCTATGGATGTTCCCTCTTATCCTCTCACCTCCGCTGTCCACGGATGTCCCATTCAAAAGAGAagaaggctccacatagcataagaTCTAATGATATTTTATTTGAAGTTTAAATTTTTTAAAGATGAGAGCATCTCTCTATCACATACAGAAAAGTATACCGGCTGGTACATAAAACGTTCACCTGCACTTCCGGGCTTTGTATGTcgcaatgacgtcagcacgtcatccgCCCGACTAGTTTAGTCACAGATTGACGTCATCTTGGGGCACGGGCGATGTGCTGCATCATCGCCTTAAATATACAAGCAAACAAGCCAAGCCTCACTTTGAGTTCCGAGATCTCAGCACGGAAGCAAAAGAGCCAAGCCTCATTTTGAGTTCCGAGATCTCAGCACAGAAACCAAGCCTCTTATTGGTCATCCAGAGCAAGCCTCCCTATGAGGGTAAACTGGACTtgatcactgaccaatcacagagatcatcacaatagtacacaatgaatggctatgaatgaaaaccattcattgtgtacaactgtcatgtgatcactgtgattggtcacatggttATTGGGGCCAGCCCGGTACAATAATCTGTCATTCAGTGGAGCTGCAGCATGGCCACTAGACTTGGAGTACTTCATATGATGTCCCCCAGGATGGGAGAGCTCACGctcagccatcattctgctataggcctggCAGGAAGCAGTTAATTACAGACTAAATCACCTGGGGACCTGACTGCACATGTTATATATGTAGTCTTGGTGGTCCCTGTGGTTGTCCATGTGTGGACATATCTACCCCTGATAAATGACAGGCTAAATCCACTTTGAGATTTTCCAAACACCTGGAGTGTGCTGATTTCCTTGATAACGTCTATACAGTGTTTACAGATTGGCTTAATCACCCTAACAAGCTCGCTCCAGTTCATGGATGTAATCATTATGTTTGGATGATCTCACCAGCCTTTCCTGTCATCCTACatgatcccttctgaggattgtTCTGTCCTTCCAAACAAATGTATGAAATCATCGATAAGTCCTCCTTCTATGCAATCTAGAAGATCTTGAATCACAATGCCTTTATGAAGTGGATGACCcagtttatatattatttattgcttTACAGCTTTTTTCACTCCATAAttcataattttatttatataagcATTCAAGGAAGTGTTCTTACTTTGAGAGATCTCCACCACCATTCCTATGTGAACATTACATAATTGCAATTTATGTTTAACATCTTCATTATGAGTGGATTGATATATATTCTTATGCTTTTGGatgtatttttgcattttcttcaCCAAAAGGATCAGTTTTGGGGGTGTATCTGTTTTATTGGCTATACGTTTGTTGTTAACTTGTGTTCTGTGTCTTTAAGACTTTTCTATATGTAATAAAATATCTTTGTTAAACAATTGGTTGCATAagaactgtatatatttttttcttactttttttgtgTTATATTTGAACTTCTGTGTTAGCcctgtaaaatattttaaagaaGTGGTTACTATGAGACACTTCTTGGGGCTGtagttcctctgaactccacaaggtggtgatctcactcatatccagacaggaagtgaaatacagacaggaagtgatgtcaggcacAGACAGGAAGTCACCTGGAGCAAAGACAGGAAGTTCCATGCTGCAGGAAATAGAAGACATTACTGGACGAAGCAGCAGATGAGGTAATAAgaccttattttctatttacacccagtaactacccgtcatgtccgtcctcatcctccatagtcactgtgatgtcttttatctccagcagatgatgatacacacatatatagtgtggaaatgtagaataacccTGTGTATTACGAGGGAATTTATGGTCTGTACCACAAGGGGAGTTATGGATGTCAGTAAATGCCGATTCCAGACATTGTACATGGGGGGAATGAAatcataattaaccacttcagccccggaaggttttacccccttcctgaccagagcacttttttacaatttggcactgtgctgctttaaccggtaattgcgcggtcatgcaatgatgtacccaagcgaaatttgcgtcctttttttcccacaaatagtgctttcttttggtggtatttgatcacctctgcggcttttatttcctggtgcctccatggcagcatacatgtgataaagCTCCGCCTCTACTCCGCCtccaggactagtgaatagcataaattaaagggcatagcc
This is a stretch of genomic DNA from Aquarana catesbeiana isolate 2022-GZ unplaced genomic scaffold, ASM4218655v1 unanchor233, whole genome shotgun sequence. It encodes these proteins:
- the LOC141121816 gene encoding uncharacterized protein, with protein sequence MNALLYIQSGNLGDDNIDVKEEYKEEDEEYGVMEEEFPGAHKDMMKPPNTRNPPERCPHPLFSRDFTQEGHTIPHCYKSGDPIDIEFEVKTEEEEMYVRDDQQSMEEDGITGTFIEEDTPTEISTVDGREMRKTSEDCLTLSPDCKVEDEDITQYSPGENPTTSNVHPAPHSVDGPSYSSYPEEPQTVRDGAVLPTEKRFSCTECGKGFVKKSEIVRHQRSHMGEKPYSCLECRKCFSDKPTLYTHQRFHTGEMPYSCSECGKCFHSDSHLNVHKRSHTGEKPYSCPECGKCFSQKSSLYTHQRSHTGEKPHSCPECGKSFSNKSHLNRHQRSHTGEKPYSCSECGKCFHSDSHLNVHKRSHTGEKPYSCPECGKCFSQKSSLYTHQRSHTGEKPYSCPECGKSFSNKSHLNRHQRSHTGKKPYSCPACGKSFSDKSSLYTHQRSHTGEKPHSCPECGKCFSQKSSLSIHQRSHMEEKPYSCTECGKCFSYKTNLSMHQRSHRGEKPYSCPECGKCFSQKSNLSIHQRSHTGEKPYSCTECGKCFSHKSNLSIHQRSHTGEKPYSCPECGKCFSVNSHLYRHQRSHRGEKSYSCPECGKFFSHKSNLYSHQRSHTGEKPYSCPECRKCFSRKSNLYSHQRSHTGEKPYSCPECGKCFSDKSNLSTHQRSHTGKKLYPCTECRKCFSHKSSLYTHQRSHTGEKPYSCPECGKSFSEKSMLYTHQRSHTGEKPYSCPECGKSFSEKSSLYKHQRSHTGEKPHSCPECGKCFSQKSNLSIHQRSHTGEKPYSCAECGKCFSHKSNLSIHQRSHTGEKPYSCPECGKCFSVNSHLYRHQRLHTGEKPYSCPE